One genomic segment of Styela clava chromosome 3, kaStyClav1.hap1.2, whole genome shotgun sequence includes these proteins:
- the LOC120342398 gene encoding electron transfer flavoprotein beta subunit lysine methyltransferase homolog, which translates to MISSIRCVQRTFVRLAVRNVRSSSETSDIIRKITKPSATPLLPEIQLHLITTECDLWTSSPEHCPVPDPYWAFLWPGGQALSRFLLDNPSITKEKNILDIGSGCGASVISALKCGANHVVANDIDPIALTSVKLNMELNFSEDALVQLLAKLVYYGNDILLDHENCYDKQSIHNFRILCNSMSINSYNFVFDVILIGDLFYEESIVTRLFNLLRAIHKLHPETKILIGDPGRPFLLEHSMLKHLDAVCEYKLPDSCIEKNYGFSTACVYEFCK; encoded by the exons ATGATATCGAGTATCCGTTGCGTTCAGCGTACATTTGTCAGATTAGCCGTGCGCAACGTACGAAGTTCAAGTGAGACATCAGACATCATCCGGAAAATAACAAAGCCATCGG CTACACCTTTGCTTCCCGAAATTCAGTTACATTTAATTACCACGGAGTGTGATCTTTGGACGTCTTCTCCTGAACATTGTCCCGTGCCTGACCCTTATTGGGCATTTTTATGGCCTGGAGGACAAGCTTTGTCGAGATTCTTATTGGATAATCCAAGTATCACTAAGGAAAAG AATATTTTGGATATAGGAAGTGGATGTGGTGCGTCTGTGATATCGGCGTTAAAATGTGGAGCCAATCATGTGGTAGCGAATGATATTGATCCGATCGCTTTAACCTCTGTTAAACTGAATATGGAACTGAATTTTTCAGAAG ATGCCCTTGTGCAACTCCTTGCGAAACTGGTATATTATGGAAACGATATATTATTGGATCACGAAAACTGTTATGATAAACAAAGTATCCATAATTTTCGTATTTTGTGCAATTCCATGTCTATAAACTcctataattttgtatttgatgTAATATTAATTGGAGATTTGTTTTATGAAGAATCAATTGTAACCAGATTGTTTAATTTATTAAGAGCTATTCACAAACTCCATCCTGAAACTAAAATTCTAATTGGTGATCCGGGCCGTCCGTTTTTACTGGAACATTCTATGTTGAAACATTTGGACGCAGTTTGTGAATACAAATTACCTGATAGCTGTATTGAGAAGAATTATGGATTCTCTACAGCTTGTGTTTACGAATTTTGTAAGTAG